In Nicotiana tabacum cultivar K326 chromosome 19, ASM71507v2, whole genome shotgun sequence, one DNA window encodes the following:
- the LOC107806322 gene encoding probable linoleate 9S-lipoxygenase 5 (The RefSeq protein has 1 substitution compared to this genomic sequence), whose product MFLEKIVDAITGKDDGKKVKGTVVLMKKNVLDFTDINASVLDGVLEFLGRRVSLELISSVNADPANGLQGKRSKAAYLENWLTNSTPIAAGESAFRVTFDWDDEEFGVPGAFIIKNLHFSEFFLKSLTLEDVPNHGKVHFVCNSWVYPANKYKSDRIFFANQAYLPSETPDTLRKYRENELVTLRGDGTGKLEEWDRVYDYAYYNDLGDPDKGQDLSRPVLGGSSEYPYPRRGRTGRKPTKTDPNSESRIPLLMSLDIYVPRDERFGHIKLSDFLTFALKSIVQLLLPEFKALFDSTHNEFDSFEDVLKLYEGGIKLPQGPLLKAITDSIPLEILKELLRSDGEGLFKYPTPQVIQEDKTAWRTDEEFGREMLAGVNPVIISRLQEFPPKSKLDPKIYGNQNSTITREQIEDKLDGLTIDEAIKTNRLFILNHHDILMPYLRRINTSTDTKTYASRTLLFLQDNGTLKPSAIELSLPHPDGDQFGAVSKVYTPADQGVEGSIWQLAKAYAAVNDSGVHQLISHWLNTHAAIEPFVIATNRQLSALHPIYKLLHPHFRETMNINALARQILINGGGLLELTVFPAKYSMEMSAVVYKDWVFPEQALPTDLIKRGVAVEDSSSPLGIRLLIQDYPYAVDGLKIWSAIKSWVTEYCNYYYKSDDAVQKDTELQAWWKELREEGHGDKKDEPWWPKMQTVQELIDSCTITIWIASALHAAVNFGQYPYAGYLPNRPTLSRNFMPEPGSPEYEELKTNPDKVFLKTITPQLQTLLGISLIEILSRHSSDTLYLGQRESPEWTKDQEPLSAFARFGKKLSDIEDQIMQMNVDEKWKNRSGPVKVPYTLLFPTSEGGLTGKGIPNSVSI is encoded by the exons CAAATGGTTTACAAGGGAAACGCAGCAAAGCAGCATATTTGGAGAACTGGCTAACAAATAGCACCCCAATAGCAGCAGGTGAATCAGCATTTAGAGTCACATTTGATTGGGATGATGAGGAATTTGGAGTTCCAGGAGCATTCATTATCAAGAACTTGCATTTTAGTGAGTTCTTCCTCAAGTCACTCACCCTTGAAGATGTTCCTAATCATGGCAAAGTTCATTTTGTCTGTAATTCTTGGGTTTATCCTGCTAATAAATATAAGTCAGATCGCATCTTCTTCGCGAATCAG GCTTATCTACCAAGTGAAACACCAGACACATTGCGAAAATACAGAGAAAATGAATTAGTAACCTTAAGAGGAGATGGAACTGGAAAGCTTGAGGAATGGGATAGAGTTTATGACTATGCTTACTACAATGACTTGGGTGATCCAGACAAAGGCCAAGATTTGTCAAGGCCTGTCTTAGGAGGATCTTCTGAGTACCCGTATCCTCGTAGAGGCAGGACAGGCCGCAAACCAACCAAAACAG ATCCTAATTCCGAGAGCAGGATTCCATTGCTTATGAGCTTAGACATATATGTGCCAAGGGACGAGCGATTTGGTCATATAAAGTTGTCAGACTTCTTGACATTTGCTTTGAAATCCATTGTGCAGTTGCTTCTCCCTGAGTTTAAGGCTTTGTTCGATAGCACGCCTAATGAGTTTGATAGTTTTGAGGATGTACTTAAACTCTACGAAGGCGGAATCAAGTTGCCTCAAGGCCCTTTGTTGAAAGCCATTACTGATAGCATTCCTTTAGAGATACTAAAAGAACTCCTTCGAAGTGATGGTGAAGGCCTATTTAAGTACCCAACTCCTCAGGTTATTCAAG AGGATAAAACTGCATGGAGGACGGATGAAGAATTTGGGAGAGAAATGTTGGCGGGAGTCAATCCTGTCATAATCAGTAGACTCCAA GAATTCCCTCCGAAAAGCAAGTTGGATCCTAAAATATATGGCAACCAAAACAGTACAATTACCAGAGAGCAGATAGAGGATAAGTTGGATGGACTAACAATTGATGAG GCAATCAAGACTAACAGACTATTCATATTGAACCATCATGATATCCTTATGCCATACTTGAGGAGAATTAACACGTCGACAGACACAAAAACCTATGCCTCAAGAACTCTGCTCTTCTTGCAAGATAATGGAACTTTGAAGCCATCAGCAATTGAACTAAGCTTGCCACATCCAGACGGAGATCAATTTGGCGCTGTTAGCAAAGTATATACACCAGCTGATCAAGGTGTTGAAGGTTCTATCTGGCAGTTGGCCAAAGCCTATGCAGCAGTGAATGATTCGGGCGTTCATCAACTCATCAGTCACTG GTTGAATACACATGCAGCGATAGAGCCATTCGTGATCGCAACAAATAGGCAACTAAGCGCGCTTCACCCTATTTATAAGCTTCTCCACCCTCATTTCCGTGAGACGATGAACATAAATGCTTTAGCAAGACAGATCTTGATCAACGGTGGTGGACTTCTTGAGTTGACAGTTTTTCCGGCCAAATATTCCATGGAAATGTCAGCAGTAGTTTACAAAGACTGGGTTTTCCCTGAACAAGCACTTCCTACTGATCTCATCAAAAG AGGAGTAGCTGTTGAGGACTCGAGCTCCCCACTTGGCATTCGATTACTGATTCAGGACTATCCATATGCTGTTGATGGGTTGAAAATTTGGTCAGCAATTAAAAGTTGGGTAACTGAATACTGCAACTACTATTACAAATCAGATGATGCGGTTCAAAAAGACACTGAACTCCAAGCCTGGTGGAAGGAACTCCGCGAAGAGGGACACGGTGACAAGAAAGATGAGCCTTGGTGGCCTAAAATGCAGACAGTGCAAGAATTGATAGACTCTTGCACCATCACAATATGGATAGCTTCAGCACTTCATGCAGCAGTCAATTTCGGGCAATACCCTTATGCTGGTTATCTCCCTAATCGCCCTACATTAAGCCGAAATTTCATGCCAGAGCCAGGAAGTCCTGAGTATGAAGAGCTCAAGACAAATCCGGATAAGGTATTCCTCAAAACAATCACTCCTCAGCTGCAGACACTGCTTGGCATTTCCCTCATAGAGATCTTGTCAAGGCATTCTTCGGATACACTTTACCTCGGGCAAAGGGAATCACCTGAATGGACAAAGGATCAAGAACCACTTTCAGCTTTTGCGAGGTTTGGAAAGAAGCTGAGTGATATCGAGGATCAGATTATGCAGATGAATGTCGATGAGAAATGGAAGAACAGGTCGGGTCCTGTTAAAGTTCCATACACCTTGCTCTTCCCCACAAGTGAAGGAGGACTTACTGGCAAAGGAATTCCTAACAGTGTGTCAATATAG